Within Macaca nemestrina isolate mMacNem1 chromosome 12, mMacNem.hap1, whole genome shotgun sequence, the genomic segment ATTTTGGGAAAAGAATTCCCTTTTAACATCTACTCTGTTTACTAGGAGGAAATACAGAGTTAGACTTCGATACAGTTTAgcctttgaaagaaaataaaagacaaatgatTTAGCAGATGGGTAATTCCCAAATCTGCAGAAATGTAAACAGCCAGGATTTTGGTGCCTATGGGTTTTATCAAAGATGTAAGAAAGGCTGAGACCGACACCAGTGTGTCCTCTTTGGCTAGTTTTAACACGTTTACAGTCACAATTAACATTCAAGGAATTTCCTTTTCATCCAagtgtttcttttaaaagcaCTTCATACCACACACTAAAGTTCTAGCTGCCATCAGCTAGAACTTCCCATACAGAAGAGTAGTGAAATCTCCATAATACTTCCTTACTTTGAAAATGGGCTCGGACCACGTCAATTTCCTTGGGGTGTTTGTTTTCCAATATAGGTGGTTCTcgcctcctccctccttccctctctttaaATAACTTGTACTGGGGACCCTACTTCTTCGTCCCCCACCCTCCTCCGCACTCACCCCGGAGCCAGATGAGCGCGAGGCTGGGCAGGCGTCCTAAGCCCTCCCCCGGCCCAACAGCCTGGTTTCAAGTCCCTGAGCCGGCCGGCCCACTGCATTTTGCAAGAAAAAAGAGATCCCTGTTTCCCCCTCTCCCCCGCTACCCCTAGACAAGGGATTCGCACATAGGCACGGAGTCCGAGTCTTGGCTATGCATAGAGCTCAGCCCCGTATCCGAGTCTTCGTCGTTGCCAGGACCGCTCTTGGCCAGACCACGGGCCTGGTCCACCCACATGTCGGCGCAGGCTTGAGGCCCGGGTTCCCGCGAGGGACCGCCGGAGCCAGGAGCCCCATCCGGCGCCACTGTCAGCTCCAAAGTGTGCAAAGTTTGCAGAAGGCCCTGTAGCTCGCGCTCCTTGCTGTCCCATTGCTGCTGGCTGTAATCCAAGTCCGACTTGACGGCCTCCAGGTCCGTGTTGAGCCGGAGCCCGATGTAAAGGCTAGTACTGAGCTGCGTCCTGACCCGTTCCTGCTCCAGCAGCAGCTCGCCCTCGGGGCCGCCATCGGGCTCCGGGGGCTCCTCCCGCGCCGCCAGCTCCTCCTGGCGCCGCCGCATCCACCTCTGGTTGAGTTCCTCCTGAATCTCGGCTGAAAGGCGCTCCAGCAACTCCTCCTGCTGAACCCGTTGCTCCTGAAGCCTCAGTAAGTCGTCGCAGCGCCGGGCCAGCTCCTCCAGCGCCGCCGCCTGCGCCTCGCCGTCTAGAGGGGgcggcgccgccgccgcctctGCCTCCGCCGCCACCTCTTCTGGCTCCTCTCCTGGGCTGGACCCGTCGAGCTCGATGCCTGCCCCAACCAAGTAAGTGTCCTGCACGTAGTTGACCCCGTGACGCCGCATGCGGTCCAGGTGCACCTTGGCCTCGTAGCGGTCGATCTCGCGGTCCAGCTCGTGGAGCCGCTGCACCTGCTGGCGAATGGTGTGGTCCTGGGAGAGCACCAGATGCACCAGCGTCTCCATGCGCTCCACCGACGCGCTCTCGTGGGCCCGCGGCGACGAAGAGCAGGACGAGGCAGTGGACGACGAAGTGGACGAACAGGACGACGGAGGCTGCTGCTGGCGCCGCCGGTTAAGCTTGGCCAGTTTGCGAAAGGCCTTGCGCACCACTCGCCGCTGTTTCTCCTGGGTCATGGCCAGGCTGGGCCGCGCGGGGGCCCCGCGGGCCGGACAGGGGCGCTCTCGGCTGAGCACTACGCGCGCCTCGGCGCTGCGGGGGCCGGCGTTAGGCAGCGATGCCTCGCTGCGCACTAGCACGAAGCGCACATTCTCTTGCTCTTCGCCCCAGGCAGCCCAGAGGCGCAAGATGCGAGTC encodes:
- the LOC105486903 gene encoding ras association domain-containing protein 10, which produces MDPSEKKISVWICQEEKLVSGLSRRTTCSDVVRVLLEDGCRRRRRQRRSRRRGSAGDPPGPGELPEPPDEDDDEALPQGMLCGPPQCYCIVEKWRGFERILPNKTRILRLWAAWGEEQENVRFVLVRSEASLPNAGPRSAEARVVLSRERPCPARGAPARPSLAMTQEKQRRVVRKAFRKLAKLNRRRQQQPPSSCSSTSSSTASSCSSSPRAHESASVERMETLVHLVLSQDHTIRQQVQRLHELDREIDRYEAKVHLDRMRRHGVNYVQDTYLVGAGIELDGSSPGEEPEEVAAEAEAAAAPPPLDGEAQAAALEELARRCDDLLRLQEQRVQQEELLERLSAEIQEELNQRWMRRRQEELAAREEPPEPDGGPEGELLLEQERVRTQLSTSLYIGLRLNTDLEAVKSDLDYSQQQWDSKERELQGLLQTLHTLELTVAPDGAPGSGGPSREPGPQACADMWVDQARGLAKSGPGNDEDSDTGLSSMHSQDSDSVPMCESLV